One segment of Paraburkholderia bonniea DNA contains the following:
- a CDS encoding CsbD family protein, which yields MNNDIAEGKWKQLLGKAKTAWGELTDDELTKAQGRADKIAGLIQERYGKTREEAELEVRRFFDSNRD from the coding sequence ATGAACAACGATATTGCTGAAGGCAAATGGAAGCAGTTGCTCGGCAAGGCCAAAACGGCCTGGGGTGAACTAACCGACGATGAATTGACCAAGGCCCAAGGGCGCGCCGACAAAATCGCGGGGCTGATCCAGGAGCGCTATGGCAAAACCCGTGAAGAAGCGGAACTTGAAGTGCGGCGCTTCTTTGACTCCAACCGGGATTAA
- the nagZ gene encoding beta-N-acetylhexosaminidase has protein sequence MKNLPGPVMLDVSGQTLNEDDVLRLSHPMTGGVILFARHFSSRAQLVALTDAIRAVRADLLIAVDHEGGRVQRFRTDGFTVLPAMGKLGALWDKDVLQATKVATAVGYILAAELRACGIDMSFTPVLDLNYGHSDVIGDRAFHRDPRVVTLLAKSLNHGLALAGMANCSKHFPGHGFAHADSHVAMPVDERPLEAILRDDAAPYDWLGLSLAAVMPAHVIYPQVDSVPAGFSRIWVQDILRQRLHFRGAVFSDDLSMEAARQGGTLAQAAHAALSAGCDMVLICNQPQAAGEVLDTLRFTPSSDSQRRLEQMRPRGNALKWQQLLAEPAYQSAQTLLRGAFA, from the coding sequence ATGAAAAATCTTCCAGGACCGGTGATGCTCGATGTTTCAGGGCAAACACTGAATGAGGACGACGTGCTGCGCCTGTCTCATCCGATGACGGGCGGCGTGATTTTATTCGCGCGCCACTTTAGCAGCCGTGCTCAGCTTGTCGCTCTGACGGACGCGATTCGCGCTGTGCGAGCTGATTTGCTGATTGCGGTCGATCACGAGGGCGGGCGGGTGCAGCGTTTTCGCACAGATGGTTTTACGGTCTTGCCGGCGATGGGCAAGCTTGGTGCGTTATGGGACAAAGACGTGCTGCAGGCGACGAAGGTCGCCACGGCGGTGGGCTACATCCTGGCGGCTGAATTGCGCGCTTGCGGCATCGACATGAGTTTTACGCCGGTCCTTGATCTGAATTACGGCCATTCGGACGTGATTGGTGATCGTGCGTTCCATCGTGACCCGCGCGTGGTGACGCTGCTGGCGAAGAGTCTGAACCATGGCCTGGCGCTTGCCGGGATGGCGAATTGCAGCAAGCATTTTCCCGGGCACGGGTTTGCTCATGCTGATTCGCATGTGGCGATGCCGGTCGATGAGCGTCCACTTGAGGCGATCCTGCGCGACGATGCCGCGCCTTACGACTGGCTGGGGTTGTCGCTCGCGGCGGTTATGCCCGCTCACGTGATTTATCCGCAGGTAGATTCAGTGCCGGCTGGCTTCTCGCGCATATGGGTGCAGGACATCCTGCGCCAGCGGCTGCATTTTCGTGGTGCGGTGTTTAGCGATGATCTGTCAATGGAGGCCGCGCGTCAGGGCGGCACGCTGGCTCAAGCGGCTCATGCCGCGCTCAGCGCGGGCTGCGACATGGTGTTGATCTGCAACCAGCCGCAAGCCGCGGGCGAGGTGCTCGATACGTTGCGCTTCACGCCGTCGTCAGACTCGCAACGCAGACTCGAACAGATGCGGCCGCGTGGCAATGCGCTTAAGTGGCAGCAGTTGCTTGCCGAGCCGGCGTACCAGTCGGCTCAGACGCTACTGCGTGGCGCGTTTGCCTGA
- the lepB gene encoding signal peptidase I, protein MNFALALFVLVILTGVAWVADKLVFAPRRRRAADEAVAEFDRQQERIGERFADEDALRTRSELHDQKLRQPWWLEYSASLFPVILVVFLVRSFVIEPFKIPSGSMIPTLVVGDFILVNKYDYGLRLPIINTKVTEGRALERGDVVVFRFPKDTSVDFIKRVIGLPGDVVAYQDKKLTINGKSVPETVLPDYFDEERVGYAKQFEEDLDGRKNAILNNPSVPPFIVGAENFPYRDNCTYNERGVICKVPPGHYFMMGDNRDNSLDSRYWGFVPDKNIVGRAFFIWMNFGQMKRIGSFH, encoded by the coding sequence ATGAATTTTGCACTGGCTCTTTTTGTCCTTGTCATTTTGACGGGCGTCGCATGGGTAGCAGACAAACTGGTGTTTGCACCTCGCCGCCGCCGGGCCGCCGATGAAGCGGTTGCTGAGTTCGACCGGCAGCAGGAGCGGATCGGCGAGCGCTTTGCTGATGAAGATGCGCTACGTACCCGTTCTGAGCTGCACGACCAGAAATTACGCCAGCCTTGGTGGCTGGAGTATTCGGCGAGTCTCTTCCCGGTCATTCTGGTGGTGTTTCTGGTTCGCTCGTTTGTGATTGAACCGTTCAAGATTCCATCAGGTTCGATGATCCCGACGCTGGTCGTCGGCGATTTCATCTTGGTGAATAAATACGATTACGGTCTGCGGCTGCCGATCATCAACACCAAAGTTACCGAAGGACGTGCGCTTGAGCGTGGTGATGTGGTGGTGTTTCGTTTTCCCAAAGACACATCGGTCGATTTCATCAAACGTGTGATTGGCCTGCCAGGCGATGTCGTCGCGTACCAGGACAAAAAGCTCACGATCAATGGCAAGTCTGTCCCGGAAACGGTGCTGCCAGACTATTTCGACGAAGAGCGGGTGGGGTACGCGAAGCAGTTCGAGGAAGATCTGGATGGGCGTAAAAATGCCATTCTGAATAACCCGTCCGTACCGCCGTTTATTGTCGGCGCAGAGAATTTCCCGTATCGGGATAACTGCACCTATAACGAACGGGGCGTGATTTGCAAGGTGCCGCCAGGCCATTACTTCATGATGGGCGACAACCGGGATAACAGTCTCGACAGTCGCTACTGGGGCTTTGTCCCAGATAAAAATATCGTCGGACGGGCATTTTTCATCTGGATGAATTTCGGTCAGATGAAACGCATTGGCTCGTTCCACTGA
- the earP gene encoding elongation factor P maturation arginine rhamnosyltransferase EarP, whose amino-acid sequence MPAASPPSSQPALAPHHSAKHASASLACDIFCVVIDNFGDIGVCWRLARQLSTEHGWQVRVLVDDLHAFQALCPALVPSVARQTIDGIVIEHWHEPTHAGAVLKIADVVLEAFGCDLPPVYLAAMARRIRQPVWLNLEYLSAEDWVAEFHLRPSPHPRYPLVKTFFFPGLSAGTGGVLKEHDLDARRHAFSTSVAARAAWWLKATGEPPPAPEATVISLFAYENPAIGSLLEQWRDGHEAIILLVPEGRISGALADFFGLASFAAGTQARQGNLHAHALVFSSQQDYDALLWISDVNFVRGEDSFARAQWAQKPFIWHIYPQADAAHLPKLDAALTRYAAHMEPAAHAALVAFWHAWNGAGTPDWAHFRHHLPAFHTQAGRWAETLAEVGDLAGNLADFIKTQLK is encoded by the coding sequence ATGCCTGCCGCCTCACCCCCATCATCTCAGCCAGCTTTAGCCCCGCATCATTCAGCGAAACACGCTAGCGCTTCGCTTGCGTGCGATATTTTCTGCGTCGTAATCGACAATTTTGGCGATATCGGGGTTTGCTGGCGGCTCGCGCGGCAGCTCAGCACCGAGCACGGCTGGCAGGTGCGCGTGCTAGTTGATGACCTGCACGCCTTTCAGGCGCTCTGCCCTGCGCTCGTTCCTTCTGTAGCGCGGCAAACGATCGACGGGATCGTTATCGAACACTGGCATGAGCCCACCCACGCAGGCGCAGTGCTGAAGATCGCCGATGTGGTGCTTGAAGCGTTCGGCTGCGACTTGCCACCGGTTTATCTCGCCGCCATGGCGCGGCGTATCCGCCAGCCGGTGTGGCTGAACCTGGAATATCTCAGCGCCGAAGACTGGGTCGCCGAATTTCACCTGCGGCCATCGCCCCATCCACGCTACCCGCTCGTCAAAACCTTCTTTTTCCCGGGGCTAAGCGCCGGAACGGGAGGCGTGCTGAAAGAACATGACCTGGATGCGAGGCGTCATGCCTTTAGCACCTCCGTCGCAGCACGCGCGGCATGGTGGCTGAAAGCCACCGGCGAGCCGCCGCCTGCGCCCGAAGCCACCGTCATCTCGCTCTTTGCCTACGAAAACCCTGCGATTGGCAGCCTGCTCGAACAATGGCGCGATGGCCACGAAGCGATCATTCTGCTGGTCCCTGAGGGCCGGATTTCCGGCGCGCTCGCCGATTTTTTCGGGCTGGCTTCGTTTGCTGCTGGCACCCAGGCTCGCCAGGGCAATCTGCACGCTCATGCGCTGGTGTTTTCCAGCCAGCAAGATTACGACGCCCTGCTCTGGATCAGCGATGTCAACTTCGTCCGGGGTGAAGATTCATTCGCCCGCGCGCAATGGGCACAGAAACCCTTTATCTGGCACATCTACCCTCAAGCGGACGCGGCCCACCTACCCAAGCTCGACGCCGCGCTAACGCGCTACGCGGCTCACATGGAACCGGCCGCTCACGCGGCACTGGTAGCTTTCTGGCATGCGTGGAATGGAGCCGGTACGCCCGACTGGGCTCACTTTAGACACCATCTCCCCGCCTTCCATACGCAAGCGGGCCGTTGGGCTGAGACGCTGGCCGAAGTCGGCGACCTCGCCGGAAATTTGGCCGATTTTATAAAAACTCAGTTAAAATAA
- the recO gene encoding DNA repair protein RecO produces the protein MGTNESGVTLALAPAPIASEPASEPASPMTGSGSPSASSPPELAGSKPDLIDGKRSDSRQSTARRPPRAPASGSRIAEQPAFVLHSYPYRETSLIIDVLTCDHGRLALVAKGAKRPHSALRGVLQTFQPLALSWSGKAEVRTLTGAEWVGGMLPLAGDALLCGFYVNELLVKFCAREDPHPQLFQHYVVTLTRLAHDEPPVQVLRSFERVLLRTTGYALALDRTVTRQAVQAERRYVFDPERGVCEASSALPAHWPVVAGQTLLDMEQDDYQRPQTVTQSKTLMRFLLNIYLGGTPLATRQILIDLQNL, from the coding sequence ATGGGTACGAATGAGTCCGGTGTGACGCTGGCGCTCGCGCCAGCTCCCATCGCTTCAGAGCCTGCTTCAGAGCCCGCTTCGCCCATGACGGGCTCGGGCTCGCCGTCTGCCTCATCTCCGCCTGAGCTCGCAGGTAGCAAGCCAGACCTCATCGATGGCAAGCGCAGCGATTCACGTCAGAGCACTGCGCGCCGTCCGCCCCGGGCTCCCGCATCGGGTTCACGGATCGCGGAGCAGCCCGCGTTTGTGCTGCACAGCTATCCCTATCGGGAAACCAGCCTGATTATCGACGTGCTGACTTGCGACCACGGCCGGCTGGCATTGGTGGCGAAAGGGGCCAAACGGCCCCATTCGGCATTGCGTGGTGTTTTGCAAACATTCCAGCCATTGGCGCTGTCGTGGTCCGGTAAAGCGGAAGTGCGCACGCTGACCGGCGCGGAATGGGTGGGTGGCATGTTGCCGTTAGCGGGCGATGCACTGCTGTGCGGCTTCTATGTGAACGAACTGCTGGTCAAATTTTGCGCCCGCGAAGACCCTCATCCGCAGTTATTCCAGCATTACGTCGTGACCTTGACCCGGCTGGCACACGATGAGCCTCCGGTTCAGGTCCTGCGTTCATTCGAGCGCGTGCTGTTGCGCACGACCGGCTACGCGCTGGCACTGGACCGTACTGTGACGCGTCAGGCCGTGCAGGCTGAGCGGCGCTACGTGTTCGATCCCGAGCGCGGAGTGTGCGAAGCCTCCAGTGCGCTGCCCGCGCACTGGCCGGTAGTCGCGGGGCAGACCCTGCTCGATATGGAGCAAGACGATTACCAGCGGCCACAGACCGTTACCCAAAGCAAAACGCTGATGCGTTTCCTGCTCAACATCTATCTTGGTGGCACGCCATTGGCCACCCGCCAGATTCTGATTGATTTGCAAAACTTATGA
- the efp gene encoding elongation factor P, with amino-acid sequence MKIAQELRTGNVVMIGSDAMVVQKAEYNKSGRNSAVVKMKFKNLLTGAGMESVYKADDKFDVVMLERKEVTYSYFADPMYVFMDADYNQFEVEAEMMGDALHYLEDGMACEVVFYNEKAISVELPTTLVREIIYTEPAVKGDTSSGKVLKTAKLHTGFELQVPLFCNIGDKIEIDTRTNEYRSRA; translated from the coding sequence ATGAAGATCGCTCAAGAACTCCGCACTGGCAACGTCGTGATGATCGGCAGCGACGCGATGGTCGTGCAAAAAGCCGAATACAACAAATCGGGCCGCAATTCCGCCGTCGTCAAAATGAAGTTCAAGAACCTGCTGACCGGCGCTGGCATGGAATCGGTCTACAAGGCTGACGACAAGTTCGACGTGGTCATGCTGGAACGCAAGGAAGTGACTTACTCGTATTTCGCCGACCCGATGTATGTCTTCATGGACGCCGATTACAACCAGTTTGAAGTCGAAGCCGAAATGATGGGCGACGCGCTTCATTACCTGGAAGACGGCATGGCTTGCGAAGTTGTTTTCTATAACGAAAAAGCCATCTCGGTTGAACTGCCTACCACACTGGTTCGGGAAATCATCTATACGGAACCTGCTGTCAAAGGCGATACGTCGTCAGGCAAGGTCCTCAAAACCGCCAAGCTGCACACAGGTTTTGAATTGCAGGTACCGCTCTTTTGCAACATCGGCGACAAAATCGAAATCGACACCCGCACGAACGAATACCGCAGCCGCGCGTAA
- the pdxJ gene encoding pyridoxine 5'-phosphate synthase gives MSFFLTSPAVIDLGVNIDHVATLRNARGTTYPDPLRAALEAEEAGADAITLHLREDRRHIVDADVRALRPLLKTRMNLECALTQEMLDIACEVRPHDVCLVPEKRAELTTEGGLEVAGQLEIVRAACAQLARVGSRVSLFIDADEAQIRAAHEAGAQVIELHTGRYADAPDASAQAHEYARIVRGVDLGVKLGLKVNAGHGLHYTNVQPIAAIDGITELNIGHAIVAHAIFAGWENAVREMKAIMVAARVAARA, from the coding sequence ATGAGCTTTTTCCTGACCTCCCCGGCGGTGATCGACCTCGGTGTCAATATTGACCACGTGGCCACGCTGCGTAATGCGCGCGGCACGACTTATCCCGATCCATTGCGCGCGGCGCTCGAGGCGGAGGAGGCCGGGGCTGATGCGATCACGCTGCATCTGCGCGAGGATCGCCGCCATATTGTTGATGCCGATGTGCGGGCGTTGCGCCCGCTGCTTAAAACCCGCATGAATCTGGAATGCGCGCTGACACAGGAAATGCTCGATATCGCGTGTGAAGTGCGGCCGCACGATGTTTGCCTGGTGCCGGAAAAGCGCGCAGAACTGACGACTGAGGGTGGGCTTGAGGTTGCTGGTCAGCTCGAGATCGTGCGAGCTGCATGTGCGCAGCTCGCACGCGTGGGCTCACGCGTGTCGCTTTTCATTGATGCGGACGAAGCGCAGATTCGCGCGGCGCACGAGGCTGGGGCTCAAGTGATTGAGTTGCATACCGGCCGTTACGCCGATGCGCCTGACGCCAGCGCGCAGGCGCACGAATATGCTCGCATCGTGCGTGGGGTTGATCTGGGCGTGAAGCTCGGCCTCAAGGTGAATGCTGGCCATGGCTTGCATTACACGAATGTCCAGCCGATCGCGGCAATTGACGGCATCACCGAGCTGAATATTGGCCACGCCATCGTGGCGCACGCGATTTTCGCGGGCTGGGAGAACGCGGTGCGTGAAATGAAGGCGATCATGGTTGCCGCGCGTGTCGCGGCACGTGCCTGA
- a CDS encoding sigma-54-dependent transcriptional regulator, with protein sequence MPHALIIEDDPNSLSGLSALLSADDFSVASASTLAEARAALARFIPDVILVDLNLPDGSGLELLHSLPLQRPGALVPVIVMTGNATVESAIEGLRHGIWDYLVKPVDIPSLRSLLARVPRPHELAEEIHGLRKTLRQLGHFGPLTGKSRALQPVYDALETLAPTEIAVMIAGETGTGKKLTASTLHQLSRRRKGPLIVVDGHHLTAMHATRYAQAGHPANALNWFDEPQRMTGLHDARELSLLEQAHGGTLVVDGITAVPLTQQKMLLQALERQNCLRTSGTQPAPTDFRLVLTIDQAPRTAITDGLLDPELAALVEASTMTLAPLRERDGDAVLLAYAVLDELNHAALARDSAFSAKVASARLIQECMTYEWPGNVRELQQRVRAAYLAADDVLESLHANETHQMGSSSVQVTVGTALAEVEDLLIRATLEAVGGTRHRAASLLGISPKTLYNKLQRMQFGVRSNSPALADQDQTQANAPRSSV encoded by the coding sequence ATGCCACACGCCCTGATCATCGAAGATGATCCCAACAGCCTGTCTGGACTCTCAGCGCTGCTCAGCGCCGACGATTTTTCCGTCGCTAGCGCCTCGACCCTGGCCGAAGCCCGTGCTGCGCTCGCCCGTTTTATTCCGGATGTGATTCTGGTCGATCTGAATCTGCCGGATGGCAGCGGCCTTGAGTTATTGCATAGCCTGCCCTTGCAACGACCAGGCGCGCTGGTGCCAGTAATCGTGATGACCGGCAATGCCACCGTCGAAAGCGCCATTGAAGGCTTACGCCATGGGATCTGGGATTACCTGGTCAAACCGGTCGACATCCCGAGCTTGCGTAGCTTGCTGGCCCGCGTTCCACGCCCTCATGAACTAGCCGAAGAAATCCACGGCTTGCGCAAAACGCTCCGGCAGCTTGGTCATTTCGGACCACTGACAGGCAAAAGCCGGGCGCTTCAACCGGTCTACGACGCACTCGAAACGCTAGCCCCAACAGAGATCGCCGTAATGATTGCCGGTGAAACCGGAACCGGCAAAAAGCTAACCGCGAGCACACTGCACCAGCTCAGCCGACGGCGTAAAGGGCCCTTGATCGTCGTGGACGGCCATCACCTGACAGCCATGCATGCCACGCGTTACGCGCAAGCGGGCCATCCGGCTAATGCCCTCAACTGGTTCGACGAGCCACAACGCATGACCGGCCTGCACGATGCCCGAGAGCTCAGTCTTCTCGAGCAAGCTCATGGCGGCACGCTGGTCGTCGACGGCATCACCGCCGTGCCTCTCACGCAGCAAAAAATGCTGCTGCAAGCGCTAGAGCGGCAGAACTGCCTGCGGACCAGCGGTACACAACCGGCACCAACCGATTTCCGTCTCGTCCTGACGATCGACCAGGCCCCACGCACGGCAATCACCGACGGCTTACTTGACCCTGAGCTAGCCGCGCTCGTCGAAGCCAGCACGATGACTCTCGCGCCATTGCGCGAACGCGATGGCGATGCCGTCTTGCTGGCGTATGCGGTACTCGATGAGCTGAACCACGCGGCGCTTGCACGCGACAGCGCATTCAGCGCCAAGGTAGCTAGCGCACGCTTGATTCAGGAATGCATGACCTATGAATGGCCCGGCAATGTGCGCGAATTGCAGCAACGGGTCCGCGCAGCCTATCTGGCCGCAGATGACGTGCTGGAATCGCTGCATGCAAACGAGACGCACCAAATGGGCAGCAGTAGCGTTCAGGTGACGGTGGGCACCGCACTCGCCGAGGTAGAAGATTTATTGATTCGGGCCACGCTGGAAGCAGTCGGCGGCACTCGCCACCGAGCCGCGTCGTTACTCGGAATCAGTCCGAAAACGCTCTACAACAAACTGCAACGAATGCAGTTTGGGGTCCGCTCAAACAGCCCCGCGTTAGCGGACCAGGACCAGACTCAGGCAAACGCGCCACGCAGTAGCGTCTGA
- the era gene encoding GTPase Era, translating into MNTPTPTGFRCGMVAIVGRPNVGKSTLMNALVGQKVSITSRKAQTTRHRITGIHTFEDAQYIFVDTPGFQTRHSGALNRSLNRAVTSTLTAVDAILFVIEAGRFGPDDQKVLDLIPPEVPTLLIANKIDRISDKSELYPFMQKMGALRDFSEIVPLSARHPDDIKRLMTTVKPYLPEGVPIYAEDDLTDRSERFLVAEILREKVFRWTGDELPYTSTVLIDKFETEGRLHRVFATILVERDTHKAMIIGQKGAKLKQISTEARLDMEKLFGGPVYLETFIKVRSGWADNEAGLRAYGYE; encoded by the coding sequence ATGAATACCCCCACCCCTACTGGTTTTCGTTGCGGCATGGTCGCAATTGTTGGCCGTCCGAACGTCGGTAAATCGACGCTTATGAACGCGCTAGTCGGCCAGAAAGTCAGTATTACTTCGCGTAAAGCGCAGACCACGCGCCACCGTATTACGGGCATCCATACGTTCGAAGATGCCCAGTACATTTTTGTTGATACACCGGGTTTCCAGACCCGCCACAGCGGCGCGCTGAACCGTTCGCTGAACCGGGCGGTGACGTCCACGCTGACAGCAGTGGATGCGATTTTGTTTGTGATCGAGGCTGGGCGCTTTGGCCCGGATGACCAGAAGGTGCTGGATCTGATTCCGCCCGAGGTGCCGACATTGCTGATTGCGAACAAGATCGACCGTATTTCGGACAAGAGCGAGCTGTATCCCTTCATGCAGAAAATGGGCGCACTGCGCGATTTCAGCGAAATCGTGCCGCTGTCTGCCAGACACCCAGACGACATCAAGCGGTTGATGACTACCGTCAAACCGTATCTACCGGAAGGTGTGCCGATCTATGCCGAAGACGATCTGACAGATCGTAGCGAGCGCTTTCTGGTGGCTGAAATTTTGCGTGAAAAAGTCTTTCGCTGGACCGGTGATGAGCTGCCCTATACCAGCACGGTATTGATCGACAAGTTCGAAACCGAAGGGCGTTTGCATCGCGTGTTTGCCACGATCCTGGTGGAGCGCGATACGCACAAGGCGATGATCATTGGTCAAAAAGGCGCGAAGCTGAAACAGATCAGCACTGAAGCGCGTCTTGACATGGAAAAGCTGTTTGGTGGTCCGGTCTATCTCGAAACTTTTATCAAAGTGAGGAGTGGCTGGGCTGACAACGAAGCCGGGCTCCGCGCGTATGGGTACGAATGA
- the acpS gene encoding holo-ACP synthase, translating into MAIYGIGTDIVQVSRVAAVMTRTNGRFAEKVLGPDELRVYHARHARSAARGLAFLATRFSAKEAFSKAIGLGMHWPMTWRALQTLNEASGKPVVVASGELAAWLDARGISARVTISDERDYAVSFVIAEVGAEPGE; encoded by the coding sequence ATGGCGATCTATGGCATAGGCACCGATATCGTTCAGGTCAGCCGCGTGGCTGCCGTGATGACTCGCACTAACGGACGGTTCGCAGAAAAAGTGTTGGGGCCGGACGAACTGCGGGTCTATCACGCGCGCCACGCACGATCGGCGGCGCGTGGGCTGGCGTTTCTGGCAACGCGTTTTTCCGCCAAGGAAGCATTTTCGAAAGCAATTGGCCTCGGCATGCATTGGCCGATGACCTGGCGCGCGTTGCAAACGCTCAACGAGGCCAGCGGCAAGCCGGTTGTCGTGGCGTCGGGGGAATTGGCTGCATGGCTCGATGCTCGTGGCATTAGTGCTCGTGTGACGATCAGCGATGAGCGTGATTACGCGGTGTCGTTTGTGATTGCTGAGGTTGGCGCTGAACCCGGCGAATGA
- the rnc gene encoding ribonuclease III: MPLSPLESRLRYEFRNAELLHQALTHRSHSATHNERLEFLGDSVLNCAVAALLFQRFGKLDEGDLSRVRANLVKQQSLYEIAQALNIADGLRLGEGELRSGGVRRPSILADTLEAILGAVFLDGGFDAAQTVIKRLYVPILDHIDPRTLGKDAKTLLQEYLQGHKIALPAYTVVATHGAAHNQQFEVECAVPKLDVKVSGSGASRRAAEQAAAKKALDEVLAAAPAVVTRPRRSKAGRAARQTEPEIVPGVTGVQAALDLRAPDRKSERTARGEGKVGTVLEAMGRPDAHLPLAVIRAAHAELHPGAESGKEKTLRADKPTTLTLPVAQLASQSTATATVAAKADASLMAAAPASQDASRTVDKPDAAAPRSADKAAHHPSVLPSSGLPAADT; encoded by the coding sequence ATGCCCCTATCTCCGTTGGAAAGCCGGTTGCGCTATGAGTTTCGCAATGCGGAATTGCTGCACCAGGCTTTAACTCACCGCAGTCATAGCGCCACCCATAATGAGCGGCTGGAGTTTCTTGGCGACTCCGTTCTGAATTGCGCGGTCGCAGCACTTTTATTCCAGCGTTTTGGCAAGCTGGACGAAGGTGATCTGTCGCGGGTTCGCGCCAATCTGGTCAAACAACAATCCCTGTATGAAATTGCTCAGGCCCTGAATATTGCAGACGGGCTGCGGCTGGGCGAAGGCGAATTGCGCAGCGGCGGCGTGCGCCGTCCGTCGATTCTGGCGGATACGCTTGAAGCTATCCTGGGTGCGGTTTTTCTCGATGGTGGCTTTGATGCGGCGCAAACCGTCATCAAGCGTCTTTATGTGCCGATTCTCGATCATATTGATCCGAGAACGCTGGGCAAAGACGCCAAAACACTGCTTCAGGAATACCTGCAAGGCCACAAAATTGCGCTTCCGGCTTATACCGTCGTGGCGACGCATGGTGCGGCGCACAATCAGCAGTTTGAGGTTGAATGCGCGGTGCCCAAGCTGGACGTGAAGGTGTCCGGTTCAGGTGCTAGCCGTCGGGCGGCCGAACAGGCTGCCGCGAAAAAGGCGCTTGATGAAGTGCTTGCTGCTGCACCGGCCGTGGTTACCCGGCCGCGCCGCTCAAAGGCGGGCCGGGCGGCCAGGCAAACTGAGCCGGAGATTGTGCCTGGCGTGACCGGGGTCCAGGCCGCGCTTGATCTGAGAGCGCCTGATCGCAAATCTGAACGCACGGCACGCGGGGAGGGCAAGGTTGGCACGGTGCTGGAGGCGATGGGGCGGCCAGATGCTCATTTACCGTTAGCCGTGATTCGTGCGGCGCACGCTGAGCTCCACCCAGGCGCGGAATCCGGCAAAGAAAAAACGCTGCGTGCCGACAAGCCCACAACACTGACGCTCCCGGTTGCCCAGTTAGCCAGTCAGTCCACCGCTACCGCTACCGTTGCCGCGAAGGCCGATGCCTCCCTGATGGCCGCCGCTCCCGCCTCCCAGGACGCCTCCCGAACCGTTGACAAGCCCGACGCTGCGGCTCCGCGCAGTGCTGACAAAGCGGCACATCATCCGTCAGTCTTACCGTCTTCCGGCTTGCCCGCGGCGGACACTTAA